The following proteins come from a genomic window of Zonotrichia leucophrys gambelii isolate GWCS_2022_RI chromosome 4, RI_Zleu_2.0, whole genome shotgun sequence:
- the LOC135446772 gene encoding alcohol dehydrogenase class-3 isoform X2 has product MASGVIKCKAAVAWEAGKPLSIEEVEVAPPKAHEVRIKIVATAVCHTDAYTLSGADPEGCFPVILGHEGAGIVESVGEGVTKVKKGDTVIPLYIPQCGECKFCKNPKTNLCQKIRVTQGKGVMPDGTSRFTCKGKQIFHFMGTSTFSEYTVVADISVAKIDAAAPLDKVCLLGCGISTGYGAAVNTAKVEPGSTCAVFGLGGVGLAVIMGCKVAGASRIIGIDINKDKYAKAKEFGATECISPQDSKKPIQEVLVEMTDGGVDYSFECIGNVGVMRAALEACHKGWGLSVIVGVAAAGQEISTRPFQLVTGRTWKGTAFGGWKSVDSVPKLVTEYMSKKIKVDEFVTHTLPFDKINEAFELMHSGKSIRTVLKF; this is encoded by the exons ATAGTTGCCACTGCTGTCTGTCACACTGATGCCTATACTCTGAGTGGTGCTGATCCTGAAGGATGTTTCCCTGTGATCCTGGGACATGAAGGAGCAGGAATTGTAGAGAGTGTTGGGGAAGGAGTAACAAAAGTAAAGAAGG ggGACACTGTTATCCCTCTGTACATCCCACAATGTGGAGAGTGCAAGTTCTGTAAGAATCCTAAAACAAACCTGTGCCAGAAGATAAG AGTCACTCAAGGGAAAGGAGTCATGCCTGATGGTACCAGCAGATTCACCTGCAAGGGAAAGCAGATTTTCCACTTCATGGGGACCAGCACTTTCTCTGAGTACACCGTGGTGGCTGATATCTCTGTAGCCAAGATAgatgctgcagcacctctggaTAAAGtgtgcctgctgggctgtggcatcTCCACGGGCTATGGGGCTGCTGTCAACACTGCTAAG GTGGAGCCTGGCTCTACATGTGCCGTGTTTGGTTTGGGAGGCGTTGGGCTGGCGGTTATTATGGGCTGTAAAGTAGCAGGAGCATCCCGGATCATTGGCATTGACATTAACAAGGATAAGTATGCCAAAGCCAAAGAATTTGGAGCTACTGAGTGCATCAGCCCCCAAGACTCCAAGAAGCCCATCCAGGAGGTTCTGGTTGAGATGACCGATGGTGGTGTGGATTACTCATTTGAGTGCATTGGAAACGTCGGAGTCATG AGGGCTGCCCTGGAAGCCTGCCACAAAGGCTGGGGACTCAGTGTGATAGTCggagtggctgctgctggccaggagaTCTCCACACGGCCATTCCAGCTCGTAACTGGGCGGACGTGGAAAGGGACTGCATTTGGAG gCTGGAAGAGTGTAGACAGTGTACCAAAACTGGTGACTGAATACATGTCCAAAAAGATCAAGGTTGATGAATTTGTGACTCACACGCTGCCTTTTGACAAAATCAATGAGGCTTTTGAGCTGATGCATTCAGGAAAAAG cattcGAACTGTCCTGAAATTTTAG